In Cryptomeria japonica chromosome 10, Sugi_1.0, whole genome shotgun sequence, a genomic segment contains:
- the LOC131029949 gene encoding uncharacterized protein LOC131029949, translating to MPIPINGGKGGHAEDVHIDFSKELKEDVVFWEDYAVIAKIIGLNWPRKEIRNWVECNWGKRTVTKFIAKGFFVVLFEKEERNRVLTDRNWFILSHAVYIQPWTPHFDPTPLAVYSEPVWIRLYNLPIEYWSEELWEKIGRTLGTLLETNFNDVEDICKCAHMKIAAVKKIPERITLVSEFGEWSQKVEIDKEISRCPRCGSKFHGEQECKMFVKKANKISRKPLQEIRKITVENAVSEIGEIRMKEINVGTSNGNPFDCSINREEVFRDSALKGKGLSDIEFEYDRGSDDEPYIIDELENIDPQSISQLANVLLGKTKGVRGRRSNK from the exons ATGCCGATTCCTATTAATGGCGGAAAGGGAGGGCATGCAGAGGATGTTCACATAGATTTTTCTAAAGAACTGAAGGAGGATGTGGTGTTTTGGGAAGATTATGCAGTAATAGCCAAAATAATAGGACTAAACTGGCCGAGAAAGGAAATTAGAAATTGGGTCGAATGTAATTGGGGAAAAAGAACCGTAACGAAATTTATCGCTAAGGGTTTCTTTGTAGTTTTGTTCGAAAAGGAGGAGAGAAACAGAGTACTCACAGATAGAAACTGGTTCATCTTGTCGCATGCAGTCTACATCCAACCATGGACACCTCATTTTGACCCCACCCCGTTGGCTGTTTATTCTGAGCCGGTATGGATTCGATTATATAACCTCCCGATAGAATACTGGAGTGAGGAACTTTGGGAGAAAATTGGTAGAACATTGGGTACATTGTTGGAAACAAATTTCAACGATGTAGAAGACATATGTAAATGCGCCCACATGAAAATTGCAGCAGTCAAGAAAATTCCAGAGAGAATAACCTTGGTTTCAGAATTTGGGGAATGGTCCCAAAAGGTGGAGATtgacaaagaaatatcaagatgccCGAGGTGTGGCAGTAAATTCCATGGAGAGCAAGAATGCAAGATGTTCGTCAAAAAGGCTAACAAGATTTCTAGAAAACCATTACAG GAAATTAGGAAGATTACTGTGGAGAACGCAGTATCAGAAATTGGTGAGATAAGGATGAAGGAAATCAATGTTGGAACTAGCAATGGAAATCCATTTGATTGTAGCATCAACAGAGAGGAGGTCTTCAGAGATTCTGCTTTAAAAGGGAAAGGATTGTCAGATATAGAATTCGAATATGATAGGGGTTCAGATGATGAACCTTATATTATCGATGAATTAGAGAACATTGATCCTCAAAGCATTAGTCAATTGGCTAATGTCTTGTTGGGGAAAACAAAAGGAGTGAGGGGCAGAAGAAGCAATAAATAG